In the genome of Cryptomeria japonica chromosome 8, Sugi_1.0, whole genome shotgun sequence, one region contains:
- the LOC131857877 gene encoding receptor-like protein CLAVATA2, which translates to MEAMFSCGRVAFAIITILCCFTSPAIACPFRERNLLLDFKVAIVDDYNTLSSWHGFNCCTWRGVSCNLHTGHVSGLDLSGYNLEGNISSSLFQLVQLEHLDLSHNLFKGKFSLPHNRQLKSLTFLDLSFAGNVNESSLGSVSEFYVSLESLSNLVSLEYLSLAAVNISAGKEWGEAIGTSSKPYPLPRNYALFGADQRTILVDSGPAIHSP; encoded by the exons ATGGAAGCTATGTTTTCATGTGGCAGAGTTGCATTTGCAATCATAACAATATTATGCTGCTTCACTTCCCCTGCAATTGCATGCCCCTTCCGTGAGAGAAATCTTCTCCTGGATTTCAAGGTAGCCATTGTAGACGACTATAACACTCTAAGTTCCTGGCACGGATTCAATTGCTGCACGTGGAGAGGAGTCAGTTGTAACCTCCACACAGGCCACGTTTCTGGACTGGATTTGAGTGGATATAATTTGGAAGGTAACATCAGTTCATCGCTGTTCCAACTTGTACAGTTGGAGCACCTCGATCTTAGTCACAACCTCTTCAAGGGTAAATTCAGTCTTCCCCATAATCGACAGTTGAAGAGTCTCACTTTTCTTGACTTGTCATTTGCtggaaatgtaaatgaatcctCACTGGGTTCTGTAAGCGAATTTTATGTGAGTTTGGAAAGCTTATCAAATCTGGTGAGCTTGGAATACCTCTCTCTTGCTGCAGTGAATATCTCTGCAGGCAAAGAGTGGGGTGAAGCTATTGGCA cctcaagtaaaccatatccCCTCCCTCGAAACTATGCTCTATTCGGTGCTGATCAGCGTACAATTTTAGTTGATTCTGGGCCTGCTATAcattctccttga